A stretch of Malus sylvestris chromosome 11, drMalSylv7.2, whole genome shotgun sequence DNA encodes these proteins:
- the LOC126589686 gene encoding receptor-like protein 3 isoform X2, producing MAHGFLLIFLFSFIISTTNIHASNQNELNSLMAFARTLSSPPVNWSSSVDCCHWNGITCNQEGWITHLLLPSNGLKGGMFVSSLGNLTHLTHLNLSHNSLYGTLETKFFSSLNHLEILDLSYNLLSGEIPFSLPPKNIQTVDLSSNHFHGAIPSSFFQRAWNLTSFNVSNNTFSGYIPSSNCLRSSPSIRVLDFSSNEFSGNFPRGLGGCSKLQILHAGHNNLSGSLPEDIYNATKLDELVLPLNSLSGAISERIANLTHITMLDLYFNHLSGVIPLNFGKLSKLKFMNFDFNNLEGKLPPSLMNCTNLVELHLGYNHLEGDLSMLNFSTLNHLTKLDLVRNNFSGILPISLYSCRSLKAIRLSDNPYVEGQIQPEIVSLKSLSFISLGYLRLTNLTRAIKILMGCKSLRTLILGGSFDRETLPTDDDMVDFHGYQNLRVFSLANSGLTGQIPGWLSNLKNLQLLYLGMNQITGSIPSWLGTLPKLLSVELSNNQISGEFPKQLCRLPMLMVNASQVDSYEFELPLIGGKIENPVFVPRRVSYYQGIIDLAVNNISGIIPTEIGQLLLRELYLEENNFSGEIPDQISNLKYLEVLNLSTNHLSGKIPSSIASLNFLREFDVSYNNLQGQIPTGTQLQSFDASAFEGNLQLCGAPLNECRKIDADNKNNVDQGVDNEFNWLYVFAVLGFIVGFWGVCGSLALKKTWRYAYFQFLDKVHDSFYVKMAVCIAKIKRMIRD from the coding sequence CTCTCTCATGGCCTTCGCCCGCACCCTATCTTCCCCTCCCGTAAATTGGAGTAGTTCTGTTGATTGTTGCCATTGGAATGGCATCACTTGTAATCAGGAGGGTTGGATCACCCATTTGCTCTTACCTTCCAATGGGCTCAAAGGAGGTATGTTTGTCTCATCACTTGGAAATCTCACACATCTCACCCACTTGAACCTTTCCCACAATTCACTTTATGGCACACTTGAAACCAAATTCTTCTCGTCCTTGAATCACCTCGAGATCCTTGATTTGAGTTACAACCTTCTTTCTGGAGAGATACCGTTTTCTCTACCACCCAAAAATATTCAGACAGTAGATTTGTCAAGTAATCACTTCCATGGTGCAATTCCATCTTCTTTCTTCCAACGAGCTTGGAATTTGACTAGTTTCAATGTTAGCAACAACACCTTCTCTGGGTATATCCCTTCATCTAATTGTCTTCGATCCTCTCCTTCCATAAGAGTATTGGATTTTTCCTCCAATGAATTTAGTGGCAACTTTCCTCGTGGGCTCGGGGGGTGTTCCAAACTGCAGATTCTTCATGCTGGTCACAATAATTTGTCAGGATCACTTCCGGAAGATATTTATAACGCTACCAAACTTGATGAACTTGTATTACCTCTCAATTCACTAAGTGGAGCCATTAGTGAAAGAATTGCCAACCTCACCCACATCACAATGCTTGACCTCTATTTTAATCATTTGAGTGGGGTGATCCCTCTCAATTTTGGGAAGCTCTCCAAGttgaaattcatgaattttgatTTCAACAACTTAGAAGGTAAGTTGCCCCCATCTTTGATGAATTGCACAAACCTCGTAGAGCTGCATTTGGGATACAACCACTTGGAAGGAGATCTCTCCATGCTTAACTTTTCCACACTTAACCATCTTACTAAACTCGACCTAGTGAGGAATAATTTTTCTGGTATCTTACCGATAAGCCTTTACTCATGCAGGTCCCTAAAAGCAATTCGGTTGAGTGATAATCCTTATGTAGAAGGACAAATACAACCTGAGATTGTTTCATTGAAATCCTTGTCCTTCATCTCGCTTGGTTATTTACGGTTGACCAATCTCACAAGGGCAATTAAGATATTAATGGGTTGCAAAAGTCTTCGCACACTCATCCTTGGTGGTTCGTTTGATCGCGAGACATTGCCAACTGATGATGACATGGTTGATTTTCATGGATATCAAAATCTCCGTGTCTTCAGTTTGGCTAACTCTGGGCTCACTGGTCAAATACCTGGTTGGTTATCAAACTTAAAGAATCTACAATTGTTGTATCTGGGTATGAATCAAATCACAGGGTCAATTCCAAGTTGGTTGGGGACTCTTCCAAAACTCTTAAGTGTGGAACTGTCAAACAATCAGATTTCAGGTGAATTTCCAAAGCAACTTTGTAGATTACCAATGTTAATGGTGAATGCATCTCAAGTAGACAGTTATGAATTTGAACTTCCCCTCATTGGCGGAAAAATCGAAAATCCAGTTTTTGTGCCGCGTAGAGTGTCTTACTATCAAGGAATAATAGACTTAGCGGTCAATAACATTAGTGGCATTATACCTACTGAGATCGGCCAGTTGCTGCTTCGTGAGTTGTATCTTGAAGAAAACAACTTCTCCGGAGAAATTCCAGATCAAATATCTAACCTAAAGTATTTAGAGGTTTTGAACCTCTCCACGAATCATTTGTCCGGAAAAATTCCCTCCTCAATAGCAAGCCTCAATTTCTTGAGAGAATTTGATGTCTCATACAATAATCTCCAAGGACAAATACCAACGGGTACACAACTCCAGAGCTTCGACGCTTCTGCATTTGAGGGAAACCTTCAACTTTGTGGTGCTCCACTAAATGAGTGCAGAAAAATTGATGCGGATAATAAGAACAACGTTGACCAAGGTGTGGACAATGAATTCAACTGGCTTTATGTTTTTGCAGTCTTAGGTTTCATTGTTGGATTTTGGGGAGTTTGCGGTTCTTTAGCTCTTAAGAAGACATGGAGGTATGCATATTTTCAGTTCCTGGATAAAGTACACGATTCGTTCTATGTGAAGATGGCAGTGTGCATAGCCaagataaaaagaatgattaggGACTAG
- the LOC126589686 gene encoding receptor-like protein 3 isoform X1, giving the protein MAHGFLPIFLFSFIISTTNIHASNQTERTSLMAFARTLSSPPVNWSSSVDCCHWNGITCNQEGWITHLLLPSNGLKGGMFVSSLGNLTHLTHLNLSHNSLYGTLETKFFSSLNHLEILDLSYNLLSGEIPFSLPPKNIQTVDLSSNHFHGAIPSSFFQRAWNLTSFNVSNNTFSGYIPSSNCLRSSPSIRVLDFSSNEFSGNFPRGLGGCSKLQILHAGHNNLSGSLPEDIYNATKLDELVLPLNSLSGAISERIANLTHITMLDLYFNHLSGVIPLNFGKLSKLKFMNFDFNNLEGKLPPSLMNCTNLVELHLGYNHLEGDLSMLNFSTLNHLTKLDLVRNNFSGILPISLYSCRSLKAIRLSDNPYVEGQIQPEIVSLKSLSFISLGYLRLTNLTRAIKILMGCKSLRTLILGGSFDRETLPTDDDMVDFHGYQNLRVFSLANSGLTGQIPGWLSNLKNLQLLYLGMNQITGSIPSWLGTLPKLLSVELSNNQISGEFPKQLCRLPMLMVNASQVDSYEFELPLIGGKIENPVFVPRRVSYYQGIIDLAVNNISGIIPTEIGQLLLRELYLEENNFSGEIPDQISNLKYLEVLNLSTNHLSGKIPSSIASLNFLREFDVSYNNLQGQIPTGTQLQSFDASAFEGNLQLCGAPLNECRKIDADNKNNVDQGVDNEFNWLYVFAVLGFIVGFWGVCGSLALKKTWRYAYFQFLDKVHDSFYVKMAVCIAKIKRMIRD; this is encoded by the coding sequence atggctcACGGCTTCCTCCCTATCTTCTTATTCTCTTTCATTATATCTACAACAAATATTCATGCAAGCAACCAAACTGAACGCACCTCTCTCATGGCCTTCGCCCGCACCCTATCTTCCCCTCCCGTAAATTGGAGTAGTTCTGTTGATTGTTGCCATTGGAATGGCATCACTTGTAATCAGGAGGGTTGGATCACCCATTTGCTCTTACCTTCCAATGGGCTCAAAGGAGGTATGTTTGTCTCATCACTTGGAAATCTCACACATCTCACCCACTTGAACCTTTCCCACAATTCACTTTATGGCACACTTGAAACCAAATTCTTCTCGTCCTTGAATCACCTCGAGATCCTTGATTTGAGTTACAACCTTCTTTCTGGAGAGATACCGTTTTCTCTACCACCCAAAAATATTCAGACAGTAGATTTGTCAAGTAATCACTTCCATGGTGCAATTCCATCTTCTTTCTTCCAACGAGCTTGGAATTTGACTAGTTTCAATGTTAGCAACAACACCTTCTCTGGGTATATCCCTTCATCTAATTGTCTTCGATCCTCTCCTTCCATAAGAGTATTGGATTTTTCCTCCAATGAATTTAGTGGCAACTTTCCTCGTGGGCTCGGGGGGTGTTCCAAACTGCAGATTCTTCATGCTGGTCACAATAATTTGTCAGGATCACTTCCGGAAGATATTTATAACGCTACCAAACTTGATGAACTTGTATTACCTCTCAATTCACTAAGTGGAGCCATTAGTGAAAGAATTGCCAACCTCACCCACATCACAATGCTTGACCTCTATTTTAATCATTTGAGTGGGGTGATCCCTCTCAATTTTGGGAAGCTCTCCAAGttgaaattcatgaattttgatTTCAACAACTTAGAAGGTAAGTTGCCCCCATCTTTGATGAATTGCACAAACCTCGTAGAGCTGCATTTGGGATACAACCACTTGGAAGGAGATCTCTCCATGCTTAACTTTTCCACACTTAACCATCTTACTAAACTCGACCTAGTGAGGAATAATTTTTCTGGTATCTTACCGATAAGCCTTTACTCATGCAGGTCCCTAAAAGCAATTCGGTTGAGTGATAATCCTTATGTAGAAGGACAAATACAACCTGAGATTGTTTCATTGAAATCCTTGTCCTTCATCTCGCTTGGTTATTTACGGTTGACCAATCTCACAAGGGCAATTAAGATATTAATGGGTTGCAAAAGTCTTCGCACACTCATCCTTGGTGGTTCGTTTGATCGCGAGACATTGCCAACTGATGATGACATGGTTGATTTTCATGGATATCAAAATCTCCGTGTCTTCAGTTTGGCTAACTCTGGGCTCACTGGTCAAATACCTGGTTGGTTATCAAACTTAAAGAATCTACAATTGTTGTATCTGGGTATGAATCAAATCACAGGGTCAATTCCAAGTTGGTTGGGGACTCTTCCAAAACTCTTAAGTGTGGAACTGTCAAACAATCAGATTTCAGGTGAATTTCCAAAGCAACTTTGTAGATTACCAATGTTAATGGTGAATGCATCTCAAGTAGACAGTTATGAATTTGAACTTCCCCTCATTGGCGGAAAAATCGAAAATCCAGTTTTTGTGCCGCGTAGAGTGTCTTACTATCAAGGAATAATAGACTTAGCGGTCAATAACATTAGTGGCATTATACCTACTGAGATCGGCCAGTTGCTGCTTCGTGAGTTGTATCTTGAAGAAAACAACTTCTCCGGAGAAATTCCAGATCAAATATCTAACCTAAAGTATTTAGAGGTTTTGAACCTCTCCACGAATCATTTGTCCGGAAAAATTCCCTCCTCAATAGCAAGCCTCAATTTCTTGAGAGAATTTGATGTCTCATACAATAATCTCCAAGGACAAATACCAACGGGTACACAACTCCAGAGCTTCGACGCTTCTGCATTTGAGGGAAACCTTCAACTTTGTGGTGCTCCACTAAATGAGTGCAGAAAAATTGATGCGGATAATAAGAACAACGTTGACCAAGGTGTGGACAATGAATTCAACTGGCTTTATGTTTTTGCAGTCTTAGGTTTCATTGTTGGATTTTGGGGAGTTTGCGGTTCTTTAGCTCTTAAGAAGACATGGAGGTATGCATATTTTCAGTTCCTGGATAAAGTACACGATTCGTTCTATGTGAAGATGGCAGTGTGCATAGCCaagataaaaagaatgattaggGACTAG